Proteins encoded together in one Ptiloglossa arizonensis isolate GNS036 chromosome 9, iyPtiAriz1_principal, whole genome shotgun sequence window:
- the LOC143151443 gene encoding uncharacterized protein LOC143151443: MAYECGVAEMRGLVRRRGAIKAKLTLFERFLESYEQTGDTDIATVQHRVAQLEKEFEPFEKIQGGLEMVCSDDEFEQRIEERMEIEGCYHDSVRRARTLIGAQGRQGVAGSAEIAQVRLNTIGPTDIVSDGQSRQPIANADGVLASQSPTSLSAEAQIKLPTMPLPQFGGSCAGWPGFYDAFRAAVHENAAAAEKIESLETTAANYSVAWGILEKNYDDPKAIINSRIQAFFELPHCVRANTQSFSDLVDQVTKHYRALEALRTPFLEAFPIYAITSRLDEQSRLRWKEETQGSALPTMEQLLGFLHNRQKLANQASTLAHAVTAVWCQICKERHFTTACPKLNNAQVEQRMEMVRRAKLCTKCLRPNHFARHCAAGGCRQCKGNHHTLLHPSQAMEQQTAVQANVSTLYVSVRPETLLTTAVIHVLDSRGQPRPVRVLLDSGSQSHFLTEAVAKKLGLVRRRIEVPVIGINQTSTGVTSSTTAKIQSRINGFQANINFLIIPHITEKLPSRVIGRTAIKIPGNITLADPNFNTPSKIEGLIDAEWFLRLLCVGQISLENGAVTLQKTKFGWVLGGKLWGSVAAGSSRYNLAREALQQQLGKFWELEETPEKTPVLAEERACEAHFLSNTTRDPVSGRYMVRIPFREGERALGESYSVALKRWYALERRMSKDAGLKEEYLKFLRDYRDLGHMTRIESPASETGYYLPHQTVVKPSSRTTKFRVVFDASSRTSTGVSLNDTMLVGPTIQDDLYSLLVWFRSHSYVLTADIEKMYRQVLMHPADRVYQKILWRSEPWKPLETYALNTLTYGTAATSFLATRTLRQLANDEGDELVRAARVLREDFYMDDLLTGAQAREEAVAIRDELIELCRRGGFHIRQWVANHEALIEGLKDKACDKHFRIDLGEKVKTLGLCWNPKHDTISYSVEDIQPAKRVTKRAMLSRIATLFDPLGLLGPIIIRAKILMQDLWKLKTDWDESVPMDIHSRWVAYCQELNLLREVSIARQVTSKGYVSLQLHGFCDASVQAYGACIYLRVTEQNGNHSTSLVASKSRVAPLKTITLPRLELCAARLLIKLFKSTRGALRRLEFEKVIFWSDSTIALCWIATPPHALKTFVLRRVADIQAISEAHEWRHVRSSDNPADMISRGLAAKEFIRNEQWQQGPAWLKQPETQWPKLELEKKEIPELRPLVVLVSKVSDWDTLERFASYDKLKRVIAHCLRFIHNASHKERHSGALSVTELRGAERCIIQRMQGQSYSDKLHALKTSARVTGRLAPLSPFVDANGLLPVGGRLSRSRLPYGAKHPIILPERHKVTENIVRDHHVKHFHAGAQATLYATRQRFWVPGGKGLVRRIVRSCITCYRAKPPTPTYQMSDLPSARVVQSRPFLRVGVDFCGPILIKEKAHRNRGKVKVYVAIFVCFATKATHIEIVSDLTTQAFLAALRRFFSRRGRPADIYSDNATNFVGARREVKELFAFIKSQARNEAIAVELASENASWHLIPPRAPHFGGLWEAAVRATKHHLVRVIGETLLSYEALLTYVIQIVAILNSRPITALSPDPNDLQALTPAHFLIGGTLTSIPDYDYSGIPLGRLSSWAHIQQMRRHFWNRWSKEYLQEQTIRKKWHSGMAQNIRVGSLVIVREDHTPPLTWPLGRIVAIHPGKDGVTRVVTVKTAYGEYKRCVKRIAPLPLDS; this comes from the exons ATGGCATACGAGTGCGGCGTAGCCGAAATGCGTGGTCTTGTACGAAGGCGCGGCGCGATCAAGGCAAAATTGACACTGTTCGAACGGTTCCTCGAGTCGTACGAACAGACGGGTGACACAGACATTGCGACAGTACAACACAGGGTTGCGCAATTAGAAAAGGAATTCGAGCCCTTTGAAAAGATTCAAGGGGGCCTAGAAATGGTCTGTTCGGACGACGAGTTTGAACAGCGTATAGAGGAACGGATGGAAATAGAGGGCTGCTACCACGATAGCGTAAGGAGAGCGAGGACGCTCATAGGCGCGCAGGGCAGGCAGGGTGTAGCAGGGTCGGCAGAAATTGCGCAAGTTAGGTTAAATACGATCGGACCGACCGACATAGTAAGCGACGGGCAATCTCGGCAACCAATCGCGAACGCGGACGGGGTCCTAGCTTCACAGTCGCCTACCTCCTTGAGCGCCGAAGCTCAAATAAAACTGCCGACGATGCCATTGCCCCAATTCGGGGGTTCGTGCGCGGGCTGGCCCGGTTTTTACGACGCGTTCAGAGCCGCCGTGCATGAAAATGCCGC GGCCGCCGAGAAAATAGAATCGTTAGAGACCACCGCGGCGAATTATTCAGTGGCGTGGGGTATATTAGAAAAGAACTACGACGATCCCAAAGCAATTATAAACAGCCGTATACAGGCATTTTTCGAATTACCGCATTGCGTACGCGCTAACACGCAGTCGTTTAGCGACCTTGTAGATCAAGTTACAAAGCATTACAGAGCGTTAGAAGCATTGAGAACACCGTTCTTAGAGGCGTTCCCGATATACGCGATAACCTCCAGGTTGGATGAGCAGTCACGATTGCGTTGGAAGGAGGAGACGCAGGGTTCTGCTCTACCGACCATGGAGCAGTTACTTGGGTTCCTGCACAACAGACAAAAACT GGCAAATCAAGCGTCGACTTTGGCACATGCGGTGACGGCCGTGTGGTGCCAAATCTGTAAGGAAAGGCACTTTACGACAGCGTGTCCGAAACTAAACAATGCGCAGGTAGAGCAGAGGATGGAAATGGTAAGGCGCGCGAAACTGTGTACAAAATGTTTGCGGCCGAATCATTTTGCGAGACACTGTGCTGCTGGCGGGTGTCGACAGTGTAAGGGAAATCACCATACATTGTTGCACCCTAGTCAAGCGATGGAACAGCAGACAGCGGTGCAGGCCAATGTGTCCACGCTGTACGTTAGCGTGCGACCGGAGACGTTACTAACCACCGCGGTTATACATGTGTTGGATAGCAGGGGACAGCCGCGACCGGTTCGCGTATTGCTAGACTCGGGTTCGCAGTCGCATTTTCTAACGGAAGCGGTAGCGAAGAAATTGGGTTTAGTGCGTCGGAGGATTGAGGTACCGGTGATAGGGATCAACCAAACCAGCACGGGTGTAACAAGTTCGACCACGGCCAAAATACAATCGCGCATCAACGGGTTTCAGGCAAATATCAATTTCTTAATAATACCGCACATTACGGAAAAGCTACCATCACGGGTAATAGGGAGAACCGCAATTAAGATTCCTGGCAACATAACGCTCGCGGATCCGAACTTCAACACTCCATCGAAGATAGAGGGGTTGATCGATGCGGAGTGGTTTTTGCGGCTCTTATGTGTGGGGCAAATCTCCCTCGAAAACGGGGCGGTCACGCTGCAAAAGACAAAATTCGGCTGGGTCTTAGGAGGTAAACTGTGGGGTAGTGTGGCAGCAGGTAGCAGCCGTTACAATTTGGCGCGCGAGGCGCTGCAGCAACAGTTGGGGAAATTCTGGGAACTGGAGGAAACACCGGAAAAAACGCCGGTGTTGGCCGAGGAGCGGGCATGCGAAGCGCATTTTCTGAGTAATACAACGCGGGACCCAGTATCGGGCCGGTACATGGTTCGGATTCCATTTAGGGAAGGAGAGCGAGCCTTAGGAGAGTCCTACTCGGTAGCACTCAAGCGATGGTACGCGTTAGAGCGACGTATGTCGAAGGACGCGGGGTTGAAGgaggaatatttgaaattcttGAGGGATTATAGGGACCTGGGGCACATGACCAGAATCGAGTCACCGGCAAGCGAAACGGGGTACTACCTGCCACACCAAACCGTAGTTAAACCGTCGAGCCGTACGACTAAGTTCAGGGTAGTATTCGACGCGTCGTCTAGAACATCAACGGGTGTCTCGCTAAACGATACGATGCTAGTAGGGCCGACAATTCAGGACGACTTATACTCCTTGCTGGTTTGGTTTAGATCACATTCGTATGTGCTCACCGCAGACATAGAAAAGATGTATCGGCAGGTGTTGATGCATCCCGCCGATCGTGTGTATCAAAAAATTCTATGGCGCTCGGAACCATGGAAGCCGCTAGAAACATATGCCTTAAACACTTTGACATACGGGACTGCGGCCACGTCATTTCTTGCGACGCGAACGCTCCGACAACTCGCGAATGACGAGGGCGATGAGCTAGTCCGTGCTGCAAGGGTGCTACGCGAGGACTTCTATATGGACGACCTGTTAACAGGCGCTCAAGCGCGGGAGGAAGCCGTGGCAATACGGGACGAACTGATTGAACTATGCAGGAGGGGAGGTTTCCATATTCGTCAATGGGTGGCAAATCACGAAGCGCTCATTGAAGGCCTGAAGGATAAGGCCTGTGATAAGCACTTTAGAATCGATCTCGGTGAGAAAGTGAAAACATTGGGGTTATGCTGGAATCCGAAACACGATACGATCTCGTATAGTGTAGAGGATATCCAGCCGGCCAAGCGCGTTACGAAGCGAGCAATGTTATCACGAATCGCGACGTTGTTTGATCCCCTGGGGTTGCTAGGACCGATAATTATAcgcgcgaaaatattaatgcagGATCTATGGAAATTAAAGACGGATTGGGACGAATCCGTCCCAATGGACATACACTCTAGGTGGGTCGCGTATTGCCAGGAGTTAAATCTATTACGGGAAGTCTCGATAGCTAGGCAGGTGACATCGAAGGGCTATGTAAGCCTGCAATTACATGGCTTTTGTGACGCGAGCGTGCAAGCGTACGGCGCGTGCATCTACCTGCGGGTGACCGAGCAAAACGGCAACCATTCGACCAGCCTCGTGGCCTCGAAGTCTCGAGTCGCACCCTTGAAGACAATAACGCTGCCACGATTAGAACTCTGCGCGGCGCGATTgttgataaaattattcaaaagcaCGCGAGGCGCGTTGCGCAGATTAGAATTTGAGAAGGTCATTTTCTGGTCTGACTCGACAATAGCGCTGTGTTGGATTGCGACACCGCCTCACGCGTTAAAAACATTCGTGTTGCGCCGAGTCGCGGACATACAGGCAATATCAGAGGCACATGAGTGGCGGCATGTGCGTTCGTCGGATAACCCTGCGGACATGATATCGCGCGGGCTCGCGGCTAAGGAATTCATTAGGAACGAGCAATGGCAGCAGGGACCCGCGTGGCTAAAGCAACCCGAGACGCAATGGCCCAAGCTTGAgttggagaagaaggagattcCCGAATTGCGACCGCTCGTAGTGCTAGTTAGCAAAGTATCGGATTGGGACACGTTGGAAAGATTTGCATCTTACGATAAATTAAAACGGGTTATAGCGCATTGCTTACGGTTCATACACAATGCTTCTCACAAGGAAAGACATAGCGGCGCGCTATCGGTCACTGAGCTACGTGGAGCGGAGCGATGCATAATTCAAAGAATGCAAGGACAATCTTATAGCGACAAGCTCCACGCACTGAAGACTTCGGCGCGGGTCACAGGTAGGCTCGCGCCACTGAGCCCCTTTGTCGACGCGAACGGGCTACTACCGGTAGGCGGTCGGCTATCGAGATCGCGGTTGCCATACGGGGCGAAGCACCCGATTATATTGCCGGAACGTCATAAAGTAACCGAGAATATCGTGCGCGACCATCATGTAAAACACTTTCATGCGGGAGCGCAAGCCACGTTGTACGCGACCCGCCAAAGATTTTGGGTACCCGGCGGGAAGGGGTTGGTGCGTAGGATTGTACGATCGTGCATTACGTGCTACCGTGCGAAGCCGCCAACGCCGACATATCAGATGAGCGATTTGCCATCAGCTCGCGTAGTGCAGTCGAGGCCATTTTTGCGAGTAGGGGTCGACTTCTGCGGCCCgatattaataaaagaaaaggcGCACCGAAATCGAGGCAAGGTCAAGGTATATGTCGCGATATTTGTGTGCTTTGCCACCAAGGCAACGCACATAGAGATAGTGAGCGATCTAACGACTCAGGCGTTCCTAGCGGCGCTCCGCAGGTTCTTTTCCCGTAGAGGACGGCCAGCGGATATATACTCGGACAATGCGACGAATTTCGTAGGTGCAAGGCGCGAGGTCAAAGAGTTGTTCGCGTTTATCAAGTCTCAGGCGCGTAACGAAGCAATAGCGGTCGAGTTGGCGAGCGAGAATGCCAGCTGGCATCTAATACCTCCGAGGGCCCCGCACTTTGGCGGCCTATGGGAGGCGGCCGTGCGGGCCACAAAGCACCATCTCGTACGGGTGATTGGCGAAACTTTGTTGTCCTATGAGGCGTTGTTGACATACGTCATTCAGATCGTAGCGATCCTGAACTCCCGACCTATCACAGCCCTATCTCCCGATCCAAATGACCTGCAGGCGTTGACCCCCGCCCATTTCCTTATCGGCGGCACTTTGACAAGTATACCGGATTATGACTATTCTGGGATTCCACTAGGGCGACTGTCGTCCTGGGCGCACATCCAGCAGATGCGTAGACATTTTTGGAATAGGTGGAGCAAGGAGTATTTGCAGGAGCAGACAATCCGCAAAAAGTGGCACTCGGGAATGGCGCAGAACATCCGTGTAGGATCACTGGTAATAGTGAGGGAGGACCACACGCCACCCCTGACCTGGCCCTTAGGGAGGATTGTCGCCATACACCCCGGTAAGGATGGGGTTACAAGAGTGGTGACCGTCAAGACGGCGTACGGCGAATACAAGCGCTGCGTGAAGCGCATCGCCCCGCTACCGCTGGACTCTTAG